The nucleotide sequence CATTGTGGCCAAATGACGGCGCGATTTATTGGGATGAATCCACTGAAGCGATGAAGTTAGGTGGAACGAATTTCACGACCGGTGCTAAAGGTTCGATGACCGGCCGCATGGTGTATTTTGCCAACGAGGTTGCACGTCGTATCGCATCGAAAAGCAAGCCGAATCAGAGAATACTTTTGCCGGCATATGCCAATTATCTGATTCCGCTGGACGAAGCCAAACTGGAACCAAATATTATGGTCCAGTATTGTTTTCACGGTGACTATGCGCACGGTCCGACGCAATCAAAACACAATGCTCTCGCTGTCGAACAAATGCGTCGTTGGGCTTCCCAGGCAAAGGACTTTGGCGTCTGGGAATACTTTTTAATCGGCGATTTTCATCAGTCTGAAGACGCACCGGTCCTGCTGCCCCTGGTGTATCGGATCCGTGACACGATGCGTTTTCTGCATGACATCGGTTGCAAACATTACTTCACCCAGTCCAATCCCGCCTATCAGACGTATAACCCGCTGGTCTATCACGCACTTGCCCGATTCGCTTGGAATCCGACCCAAGATGCGGATGCGTTGATCGCCGATTTTTGTCATCACAGTTTTGGCCCTGACGCTGGGCCACCAATGGAGAAGTTTTATCGTGCCATGGAGATCGCTTGTCAGGAATCGAAGTGGTCCCCAATGACTTATGGCGAAGTGGTGGTACCGTCGCCGCTGGTGTTCACTCCGGAACTGTTGGAAAGGTTGGATTCGTTGCTGGATCGGGCGTCGGCGTATCCGCTTTCCATGGACCAACGACAGCGGTTGCAATCGGTTCGTATCGCTCTGGATGCGACCAAAGGTGCTGCGAAAGTTGCGCGGACGGTGGACCTGACCGGCAATGGCCAATGGCGGCTTTTGCGGACATCGGACGCTTACGTGATTCATCCGGATGGACCGGTTGTTGATTCCGAACAGTTCGCCGCCATGGTTCAAGAAGCCAGCGATCGAGGCGGCGGTGGACCGGCCCTGCAACGCACCGCATTTCGCTGTCGTCGACGCGTTGCCGACATGGAACGAATTGAAAACGGTGGCCTGCAGTTGGCGGTGATCCCGGAACTGGGAGGCCGAGCGGTTCGATTGATCGATTCCGAAACTGGGTGGAATTACTTGGCCGAAGGTCCGGCATCACAAGTGGTTGATCGACTGGCGGCGGATTACTTGGACTACGGGGGCTACGAGACTTATGTGGGGCGTCAATTTGGGTCCGCCGGTTGGGAACAGTCTTATCGAGTGCTGCAGAAGGCGGAGTCCCAGATCGAGATGGAATCAGTCGGTGATGGATGGAAGCTGAACCGAGTCTATCGTCTCAATGGCCATCCTAAATACTTGGAAATTCGTGAAACGCTGACCAATACGACCAGTCAATCGATGGAGACCGCGTTGCGAACGCATCCACAATTTTGCTTGGGGGGTGATGTCTCAAAAGCGATGGCTTTCCGGATGGATGCGAGCGGGCGTTGGCGGAATATCGACACCCTGGGCGGGATGCACGATCAAATGCGTCCGGCATCTGGAAATTTGGTTGACGACATCGCTGTCTGGCAGGCGTCGGAAAGCCGTGGGTTGATGCTGAGGACGATGGTTCAGAAAGCATCGGAGATGCCAAACGGCTATACCTTTGTGTCGCCATCGGATCATCGGTTCCAGTTGGAGTGTCTCGGGCCGACGGTGCGAATCGATCCCGGTGACGCTTACAAGTTGGTCCAGCGGATCATGCCGTTGGATGACCCATCGCGGATCGGGCTGCCCGTCGACACTGACCTTGCCGACAGCGGCGATTTCAAGGAGCACCAACAGGAACCGATTGGATTGATTTCAGGTGGCGCACAATCGAAGGCGTCGGGGTCACTGAACGGTCACATGCGTCGTGGCGATCAATGGGGCGCGTGTTTTGATGACACGCACCGTCTGGTTGTTCCCACAGGTGATCTGCACGTCGACGCGGGGACCGTCGCGGCCTGGATTCATGTTCCCACGGACGACGGGACAAGTTTTTTGGTGTCCTCCGGTGACAATCGTGACGCGTGGTTGGCACTGTCGGTGGATCGCGAAGGCTTCAATTGGCTGGCAAAGTTGGGTCAGTCTCCGTATCAGGGACCCGGAGAGGCTTACGTTTCTGTAAACGCCGGATGGGAACTCGATCGGCCTTCGGTCGGTTCCATTGGTCGAGGGGATCATTCAACACGCTGGCATCATGTTGCGTTTGCTTGGCAGCATCATCCTGAGTCCGCGGTGGCCGAATTGACGCTTTGGTTGGATGGGAAAGTCGCGCAGCGACGCAGCGATTTGCGTTGGCCGTGTGGGTTTCCATCGGCACCGTTGATTGTTGGTGGGAACTCCGCCAGCGGATCGGATGCATCACCTATTGCCATTGATGATTTGATCATCTTGGACCACGCGTTGGACCAGGACGAAGTGGCCACGGCGATGAACAGGCCTCAAGAACTGGCCGAAATTCGATTATGGTTCGATTTTCAGCCAAGTTCACAATAGACGAAATGAACGATACCAGGATGATGGCATGAACGCGTTGAAGTTGTCGGTCACGGCGGAATGGCTTTCCTTTGCCGAATCACTGACGTTACAGAATTTTGATGACGTTGTGATACGGTCCGCGTGCGCGGCGAAGGCTGCCGGTTTTGATGCATTGGAACTTCCACTGCCACACGCCCAACATTTATTGTCCGCACTGGGGGAGACCTATTGGACGGAACTGGCAGAACGATTGGTCGAAATGCAAATTCCGGTGCGATCGATTCATGGTCCCAATTTTCCAGGCTTGGCCACAACCGTTCCCCATGCCTTGCATCAGATTTTGCCGCAATGGCGAATCGCGAACCGAATGAAGGTGGATGCCTTTGTCGTGCATCCGACGCCCCATAGTCATCCCCATGTGGTGGAAACCGCCAAGTCTTTGTTGGAAAGAGACGTGGAACTGTGTAACCATCTGATCGGAGAATGTGACGGAGAAACGAAATTGGCCGTGGAGAATTTGCCCACCTATGGATTGGCCCACTTGCGTCGTCTGATGGATCGAATCGACCAATCGCCGTTGGGGGTTTGTTTCGACACGGGGCATTGGAACGTGCGACCGGAAGGCAGCATTGAAACGGCGTTGACCCTTTTCGACCAACGGATCGTCCATCTTCATCTAAGCGACAATCCGGGATGGTGTGATGCGCACCAACCGCCGGGCAAAGGTTCGTTTTCGTGGCACCGGTGGGCCCAGGCGATTTCTCCATTGCAGTGGTCGCGGCCGATGTTGATCGAACTCAGCGCACCCCTGCGTTGCCAGGATCCCGATGCAACATCAAAGACCTCCGTTGTTTGGTCAGAAGCGAATCGGCTAGCCAGGATGACTCTTTGCGAAGCACTGAACTCGGTGGGCGTGGAACAAACGAAAACCGGTGTGCCGTCAAAATCGGCGCAGTCTACGAAAGTTTAGTCGGCAGGTCAGTTGGTTGTCCGTTCCTTTGCGAAAGCCGATACTCTACTGCCCTTTGGATCGAGAACAAATCGGAGAATCGCGATGCATCGAGTTTTCTATCGTGATGATGGCAGACTGTGGCGACCGAGGGATTGCAACCACCAATAAAACGAGGGCACCGAACTGATGGCAGGAAGTCGAACCGGCCGTGTCACGCTTGCCGATGTGGCCGCCGAAGTCAATGTTTCGGTTCAGTTGGTCAGTGCGGTGATGAACGGTCGTGGTCCGTCAACGATCGGAGCCAGCGACGAAACTCGTCGTCGCGTCCGTGAAGCGGCGGAGCGATTGGGGTACCGTCGAAATGCCGACGCGGCTTCGCTACGCACTGCAAGGCACGGTCGTGTGGGGGTGTTGATGGATCGCCAAGACGCCGGGGTGTTTCTACCACAAAACATCTTGGCGGCGATGTCCGATTGTTTCGGCAAGGCCAATCTTGGACTGATGATCGACAGCGTATTGCTGTCCAATGCCGAAGCCAGACGGAAATCTCGGCTGATGAATGAGGATTGTGTCGATGCACTGGTGGTCGGACTATCTCGGGCGCCAGAGCCCACTTTGGTGCGTGCGCTGCGTTCGATGGACTTGCCGTTGTTGTGGCTTCATCGCCCGCTCTCAAAAAACTCGGTTTCCTATGACGAGGCGGAAGCCGCAGCGGGCTTGGTGGAGCACTTGGCCCAACGTGGGCACCGAACGATTCACTTTCTGGATCTCAACGCCCCGCCGGACGACGCGTTTGCTATTCGTCAGCGAGCCGAGGGATTTCAACGGGCCTGTGAGGCGAATTCAATCCATGGGGTGATCAACTTTGACCACCTCGTACCGCGCCCGCAGCGTGCGAGTTTTGCACGTCAATGGTTGGACGATCATCCCCAACCCACAGCGGTGATTCTTGGAAGTTGCACCGCAGCGCAAGTTTTTTTGGATGTTGCTTTGCAAATCGGACGCGAAGTGCCCCGCTCGCTGGCAATCGCAACCTTCGACTCTGGAACCATGTGTACCGCCAACGCCCCGTCCATCACAGCAGCCATTCTATCCCAACAGGCGTTTGGTCAGGCCGCCGGTGAAATGGCAGTGACTTTGGCGACCAAGTCTGCGCAGTCGTGCCGCAGCCGAATGATTCCCTGCCCCGTCCAAGTGGGCGGCACGACCAATCAAGTTTCGAACGAAGACTTATAAGCTGGTCATATCGTTTTCTTGGCCCGACTCTGTCGACACGATTTCAATCATGGTCGTCGATTGAGCGATACGTTGTGAGGACACCTTGACGAGGCAAGTCGCGGTGCAAGTTGCGCAATGTGTGACGCTGGCTTCTTCGACAACTGAAGGCAAAGGTGTGGTGCATCTGGGTCTACCGTGGGGCACGTCTGTATTCTTTGGGAGTATTAGATTACCTCGGCAGGGCGACGAACGTCGTTGAAGATTCAGGTCACCATTCGACGCGATACGTGGACCGCGAAGATACGGTGAAGTCTGGCGATAAATTCGCTGATTTGAGTTTCCAAGGTTACCGCCCCAAGTATCATCACCGCGAGAGATAGAACGTTCTATCTGGTAGGCCCATTGGATCCAACGATCGCAATTCATCACCGCCACCGGGGCGGGGGGGAAGAACGCTGCCTTTGAAGAATCCATCGAACGATGTGATTTAGGGCCGGTACGAGCATCTACAAAGACTTTAAGGGAAAATCAGATGACCAGAATTCTTGAGTACTTATTGATTCCAGTGATCGGTTTGTTGGGCGGCGCCTCACTTTGGGGCGACGTCATTGCGACCAACCCAGATCTAGGTTTCGACGTCAATTCCAACGGCGTTGCATTGACTGAATCGATCGGGAATATCTCCTTGACCGATTTCAATGCGGTGTCGGGGCGATCGACGATGACTTTCGAGACCGAACACGGCTATTCAGGGTTGGGACGCGAAATCGTCGGCACAGTGCAAATCGACAATCCGATCGTCGAAATGCCTGGAATCGGAAATCGAGTGTCGA is from Crateriforma conspicua and encodes:
- a CDS encoding sugar phosphate isomerase/epimerase family protein; the encoded protein is MNALKLSVTAEWLSFAESLTLQNFDDVVIRSACAAKAAGFDALELPLPHAQHLLSALGETYWTELAERLVEMQIPVRSIHGPNFPGLATTVPHALHQILPQWRIANRMKVDAFVVHPTPHSHPHVVETAKSLLERDVELCNHLIGECDGETKLAVENLPTYGLAHLRRLMDRIDQSPLGVCFDTGHWNVRPEGSIETALTLFDQRIVHLHLSDNPGWCDAHQPPGKGSFSWHRWAQAISPLQWSRPMLIELSAPLRCQDPDATSKTSVVWSEANRLARMTLCEALNSVGVEQTKTGVPSKSAQSTKV
- a CDS encoding DUF4838 domain-containing protein, encoding MIERSISSVVGVLVGALLSIGTAGAQTVRLHDDADPVLVFAKEELRRYARQMGVVEEPLKVAIHGDLTTLETSIDAPTDETFYLEVDRLSGTVEIAGATPRAALYGVYAFLEQQGCRFFGPGPLGEIVPTRKNWHLESSERVESPAMHTREIGGGAPQGIDPVSAIDWRTKNRLNRAFALRSGKFTEPSDAMRVDAAWRKRGGTRHWQWIAHNFGFIFPPEESWFEQHPEYFALYQGRRRRPGSEGRPYYGGGNLALTNADVIDHTAAFVQRWFHDHPDGEVVPLWPNDGAIYWDESTEAMKLGGTNFTTGAKGSMTGRMVYFANEVARRIASKSKPNQRILLPAYANYLIPLDEAKLEPNIMVQYCFHGDYAHGPTQSKHNALAVEQMRRWASQAKDFGVWEYFLIGDFHQSEDAPVLLPLVYRIRDTMRFLHDIGCKHYFTQSNPAYQTYNPLVYHALARFAWNPTQDADALIADFCHHSFGPDAGPPMEKFYRAMEIACQESKWSPMTYGEVVVPSPLVFTPELLERLDSLLDRASAYPLSMDQRQRLQSVRIALDATKGAAKVARTVDLTGNGQWRLLRTSDAYVIHPDGPVVDSEQFAAMVQEASDRGGGGPALQRTAFRCRRRVADMERIENGGLQLAVIPELGGRAVRLIDSETGWNYLAEGPASQVVDRLAADYLDYGGYETYVGRQFGSAGWEQSYRVLQKAESQIEMESVGDGWKLNRVYRLNGHPKYLEIRETLTNTTSQSMETALRTHPQFCLGGDVSKAMAFRMDASGRWRNIDTLGGMHDQMRPASGNLVDDIAVWQASESRGLMLRTMVQKASEMPNGYTFVSPSDHRFQLECLGPTVRIDPGDAYKLVQRIMPLDDPSRIGLPVDTDLADSGDFKEHQQEPIGLISGGAQSKASGSLNGHMRRGDQWGACFDDTHRLVVPTGDLHVDAGTVAAWIHVPTDDGTSFLVSSGDNRDAWLALSVDREGFNWLAKLGQSPYQGPGEAYVSVNAGWELDRPSVGSIGRGDHSTRWHHVAFAWQHHPESAVAELTLWLDGKVAQRRSDLRWPCGFPSAPLIVGGNSASGSDASPIAIDDLIILDHALDQDEVATAMNRPQELAEIRLWFDFQPSSQ
- a CDS encoding LacI family DNA-binding transcriptional regulator, encoding MAGSRTGRVTLADVAAEVNVSVQLVSAVMNGRGPSTIGASDETRRRVREAAERLGYRRNADAASLRTARHGRVGVLMDRQDAGVFLPQNILAAMSDCFGKANLGLMIDSVLLSNAEARRKSRLMNEDCVDALVVGLSRAPEPTLVRALRSMDLPLLWLHRPLSKNSVSYDEAEAAAGLVEHLAQRGHRTIHFLDLNAPPDDAFAIRQRAEGFQRACEANSIHGVINFDHLVPRPQRASFARQWLDDHPQPTAVILGSCTAAQVFLDVALQIGREVPRSLAIATFDSGTMCTANAPSITAAILSQQAFGQAAGEMAVTLATKSAQSCRSRMIPCPVQVGGTTNQVSNEDL